A window of the Salvelinus sp. IW2-2015 unplaced genomic scaffold, ASM291031v2 Un_scaffold8688, whole genome shotgun sequence genome harbors these coding sequences:
- the LOC112079616 gene encoding unconventional myosin-IXAa-like isoform X1 — MLTLEQRASDDETLESEASIGTADSSENLNVDSEGATSDFSGPSEREPTLAPVARTKRSEGKSHRRRNLRRQPDSQDSVXSCSTISSLSSSSHFHPSSSSSVATARHFRYRSKSPSSGSGSAQGLYLTQPPRRDSMDCPPPAKQEGAFEERSQFTSRGTFNPEKGKQKLKGSKNSPLRHSHDSGGRSRDPPDLPQQRVLYGSNEFMV, encoded by the exons ATGCTGACTTTGGAGCAGCGAGCATCAGACGATGAGACCCTGGAGTCGGAGGCGTCCATCGGCACGGCCGACAGCTCTGAGAACCTCAACGTGGACTCTGAAGGAGCCACCTCCGACTTCTCCG GTCCCTCAGAGAGAGAACCCACGCTGGCCCCCGTCGCCCGAACCAAGAGGTCGGAGGGGAAGAGCCACCGACGCCGCAACCTACGCAGGCAACCAGACTCCCAGGAYTCAGTGGAMTCCTGTTccaccatctcctccctctcctcctcctcccacttccacccgtcctcttcctcctctgtggcCACAGCTCGCCACTTTCGCTACCGCTCCAAGTCGCCCTcttctggctctggctctgcccagggctTGTACCTGACCCAACCTCCCCGCCGCGACAGCATGGACTGTCCCCCCCCGGCCAAACAGGAGGGGGCGTTCGAAGAGAGGTCACAGTTCACCAGCCGAGGCACCTTCAACCCGGAAAAGGGCAAACAGAAACTGAAAGGATCCAAGAACTCACCCTTGAGGCACTCCCATGACAGTGGGGGCCGCAGCAGGGATCCGCCTGACTTACCCCAGCAGCGGGTTTTGTATGGCAGCAATGAGTTCATGGTATGA
- the LOC112079616 gene encoding unconventional myosin-IXAa-like isoform X2 has protein sequence MLTLEQRASDDETLESEASIGTADSSENLNVDSEGATSDFSEREPTLAPVARTKRSEGKSHRRRNLRRQPDSQDSVXSCSTISSLSSSSHFHPSSSSSVATARHFRYRSKSPSSGSGSAQGLYLTQPPRRDSMDCPPPAKQEGAFEERSQFTSRGTFNPEKGKQKLKGSKNSPLRHSHDSGGRSRDPPDLPQQRVLYGSNEFMV, from the exons ATGCTGACTTTGGAGCAGCGAGCATCAGACGATGAGACCCTGGAGTCGGAGGCGTCCATCGGCACGGCCGACAGCTCTGAGAACCTCAACGTGGACTCTGAAGGAGCCACCTCCGACTTCTCCG AGAGAGAACCCACGCTGGCCCCCGTCGCCCGAACCAAGAGGTCGGAGGGGAAGAGCCACCGACGCCGCAACCTACGCAGGCAACCAGACTCCCAGGAYTCAGTGGAMTCCTGTTccaccatctcctccctctcctcctcctcccacttccacccgtcctcttcctcctctgtggcCACAGCTCGCCACTTTCGCTACCGCTCCAAGTCGCCCTcttctggctctggctctgcccagggctTGTACCTGACCCAACCTCCCCGCCGCGACAGCATGGACTGTCCCCCCCCGGCCAAACAGGAGGGGGCGTTCGAAGAGAGGTCACAGTTCACCAGCCGAGGCACCTTCAACCCGGAAAAGGGCAAACAGAAACTGAAAGGATCCAAGAACTCACCCTTGAGGCACTCCCATGACAGTGGGGGCCGCAGCAGGGATCCGCCTGACTTACCCCAGCAGCGGGTTTTGTATGGCAGCAATGAGTTCATGGTATGA